From Verrucomicrobiia bacterium, the proteins below share one genomic window:
- a CDS encoding helix-turn-helix domain-containing protein: MNHDTATVHEYFAKLGLDPEVANIYLALQEHGPQSLLQLSRNAKVERTRIYRLLDSLKEHYLIEEEELYKRKLYKAAPLTNLQILLSKREQQLLDLQAEMLRLHESAPTAESSVKTHVQFYQGEDGFRQMLWNQTNSTSENLTLLYENMQSKTNAAFFKRWVEKCNSKGLTSRSIVGNHFLSTQQAWYSQHQNERLKNWQGRQISDDVFAIRHSTVIYNDVVAYYDWKKNDIYGIEIYNQHIADGQRQIFELLWKLSKEYDDSALTA, from the coding sequence ATGAATCACGATACTGCCACTGTGCACGAATATTTTGCCAAGCTTGGTCTAGATCCAGAGGTTGCCAATATCTACCTGGCCCTGCAGGAGCATGGCCCCCAAAGCCTGCTACAGCTATCACGCAATGCCAAAGTAGAGCGAACACGTATCTATCGCCTCTTGGACTCCCTCAAAGAACACTATCTTATAGAGGAAGAAGAACTGTATAAGCGTAAATTATACAAAGCAGCGCCCCTAACCAACCTACAAATCTTGCTGAGCAAGCGTGAGCAGCAGTTACTAGACCTGCAAGCCGAGATGCTGCGGCTACACGAATCTGCGCCTACCGCAGAATCTAGCGTCAAAACTCATGTGCAATTCTATCAGGGCGAGGACGGGTTCCGGCAGATGCTCTGGAATCAGACCAACTCAACTTCAGAAAACCTAACTCTCCTGTACGAGAATATGCAGTCCAAAACCAATGCCGCCTTTTTTAAGCGCTGGGTAGAAAAGTGCAATAGCAAAGGACTGACGTCACGAAGCATCGTAGGTAACCACTTTTTGTCTACCCAACAAGCTTGGTACAGTCAGCACCAAAACGAACGCCTCAAGAACTGGCAAGGTCGACAAATATCCGACGACGTATTTGCCATTCGGCATTCCACGGTCATCTACAACGACGTAGTTGCCTACTATGACTGGAAAAAGAACGACATATATGGCATAGAGATCTACAACCAACATATCGCCGACGGACAGCGACAGATCTTCGAGCTGCTCTGGAAGCTTAGCAAGGAATACGACGACTCAGCCTTGACGGCGTAA
- a CDS encoding glycosyltransferase family 2 protein, with protein MTTLTIIVPAYNEADGLAKTLDSLLAQTVPADRIIVVNDYSTDDTLKIATLYAKRGIEVLTPPQNLGSKAKAQNFVLPHVDTDLVLPIDGDTTLDPDYVEKLLPFFDDPLVSVASGCVLTQRQESLWEKARQLEYLFGFHFYRSIQQSVNSITVCSGCCTVFRREFLVEGFPETTLTEDIYYTWNQHIAGRKAVYVHDAIARAAEPVNFMYMNKQLKRWKCGWFHGFRLQFWQLAKNKPMVALWAMLQFLETSLAPVVIALPFVAYFAWDVSLIEVILWWLLGDLITFWPPVIYGCWKRKYPLWRAIVSYPTWYMLKAINVRWDVHMCVREMILVPLGLRKPFTVYERGKA; from the coding sequence GTGACCACCCTCACTATTATTGTTCCTGCTTATAACGAAGCCGACGGATTGGCTAAGACACTCGATTCGTTGTTGGCGCAGACGGTTCCAGCTGATCGCATTATCGTTGTAAACGATTATTCAACAGATGACACATTAAAAATTGCTACATTGTATGCCAAACGCGGCATCGAAGTACTGACGCCACCACAGAACCTGGGGTCTAAGGCAAAAGCCCAAAACTTTGTGCTGCCCCATGTAGACACTGACTTGGTTTTGCCCATTGACGGCGATACCACTCTGGACCCGGACTATGTAGAAAAATTGCTGCCATTTTTTGACGACCCACTCGTTTCGGTTGCTTCGGGCTGCGTGTTAACGCAGCGACAAGAATCGCTCTGGGAAAAGGCTCGGCAGCTTGAATACTTGTTCGGCTTTCATTTTTATCGTTCTATTCAGCAGAGCGTTAATAGTATTACTGTTTGTTCTGGCTGCTGCACTGTTTTCCGTAGGGAATTTCTGGTAGAAGGATTTCCAGAAACGACTCTGACTGAAGATATCTACTATACCTGGAATCAACACATAGCTGGGCGTAAAGCGGTGTATGTACACGATGCTATCGCTCGCGCTGCAGAGCCAGTCAATTTTATGTATATGAACAAACAGCTCAAGAGGTGGAAATGCGGTTGGTTTCATGGGTTCCGTTTGCAATTTTGGCAACTTGCCAAAAACAAGCCTATGGTAGCGCTGTGGGCCATGCTCCAATTCCTGGAAACGTCATTGGCGCCCGTCGTGATTGCCCTGCCTTTCGTGGCCTACTTCGCGTGGGATGTGTCACTTATCGAGGTCATACTGTGGTGGCTGCTCGGCGACCTCATAACGTTCTGGCCGCCAGTAATATACGGCTGCTGGAAACGAAAATACCCTCTGTGGCGAGCTATAGTCTCGTACCCCACGTGGTATATGCTAAAGGCTATCAACGTGCGATGGGACGTGCACATGTGTGTGCGGGAGATGATACTTGTGCCGCTTGGCCTAAGAAAGCCTTTCACGGTGTACGAGCGCGGCAAGGCGTAG
- a CDS encoding cation diffusion facilitator family transporter, producing MKRRPVTTKRVLLTSLFVDTLDVLINITVAVITGSVVMLAEAMEGLADLAAVGMLLIGFKRSKKRSNRTYPFGYGKEQYFWALMSTFLIIGVTASLSFYFGLHAFLNPEPVKNVTFAYVVLIFAVCTNGYALQLSLHKLAGQRPWRHLPKLFFESSSVAPKTTIVLDAMGTLAALFGLTSLIIYGITDNARFDGVGAMSIGVMLFVLALVLIFTTKGWVTGRSAPLETEQLIREATLKSPEVQSVLDLRTMMLGSDKLLANMEIHLQDDLTTDKIEKIIDQIKRRVRKAVPDEVHVNVEPETPPKKRIPKNT from the coding sequence ATGAAACGACGGCCAGTCACTACAAAAAGAGTGCTGCTTACTTCACTCTTTGTGGATACGCTAGACGTACTTATCAATATAACCGTTGCTGTCATAACAGGCAGCGTAGTTATGCTAGCAGAGGCCATGGAGGGCCTGGCAGATCTAGCGGCTGTGGGCATGCTGCTGATTGGTTTCAAGCGATCGAAAAAACGCTCTAACCGCACATATCCGTTTGGCTACGGCAAAGAACAGTACTTTTGGGCGCTCATGTCCACCTTCCTGATCATTGGCGTCACCGCCAGCCTGTCTTTTTACTTTGGCTTGCACGCCTTCCTGAATCCCGAGCCTGTAAAAAACGTAACTTTTGCCTACGTTGTTTTGATTTTTGCAGTCTGTACCAACGGCTACGCCTTGCAACTGAGCCTTCACAAGCTAGCCGGTCAAAGGCCGTGGCGCCACTTGCCCAAACTATTTTTTGAATCATCATCGGTGGCACCCAAGACAACTATCGTGCTGGATGCCATGGGCACACTGGCGGCACTGTTTGGGCTGACTTCGCTGATCATTTATGGCATTACTGACAATGCGCGCTTTGACGGTGTGGGCGCCATGTCCATTGGTGTGATGCTATTCGTACTGGCCTTGGTCCTAATATTTACCACCAAAGGGTGGGTAACCGGCCGTAGCGCCCCACTAGAGACCGAACAACTCATCCGCGAGGCAACCCTAAAAAGCCCCGAGGTGCAGAGTGTGCTAGATCTGCGGACTATGATGCTGGGGTCAGACAAGCTGCTGGCTAACATGGAAATTCACCTGCAAGACGACCTGACCACTGACAAGATCGAAAAAATCATAGACCAAATAAAGCGACGGGTCCGAAAAGCCGTGCCAGACGAAGTGCACGTCAATGTCGAGCCAGAGACTCCACCCAAGAAACGAATCCCTAAAAATACTTAA
- a CDS encoding glycosyltransferase, which translates to MKSFISAVLGCVHTILIVGVLAALIYYFYFGHDDSTAEFLVWKFLIVTLLTDFLYTVLHLFRRPAPQRDISFDPAKLSIVIACYNGQDIIGKTIENCLRHVPAQQIIVVSDASTDNTAEVAQSYGVRVSVNRRNINKAFSISSVMKHITTDYVLILDDDTLVGDIVIPTSLLDEGYSAVAFNVMPMSHPTLVNKLQQFEYRKSMFFGKSLRAESGAIGNISGAIGLYRTSDLVFQANMHSGQFGGEDQQRTALVHIYGKGKGVTYSDQVVLTEPPATPKALFRQRAFRWNLSLPELFSIYGRILFSPRHHYLLKIEKAYQVFLYTTDPFRVTFMWASLLYPRKLVVFYIFYSLLSTAVWLKLERRDPFWVVLLFPLYRQAETVCRLIAHFYWLKIKFIYLFREKFHKYVTGRKVAFEYSLVFVIICVVWVVSTVRSTSRISVMRTNSKQPVATEAPPDIIIDRKTAESDIDRYGTIDTEPQLKPVKEPNIP; encoded by the coding sequence ATGAAATCCTTCATCTCCGCTGTGTTAGGTTGTGTCCATACCATTCTTATCGTGGGTGTATTGGCTGCGCTCATATACTACTTTTACTTTGGTCACGATGACTCAACTGCCGAGTTCTTGGTGTGGAAATTCTTGATAGTGACGCTGTTAACGGATTTTCTGTATACCGTTCTTCACCTGTTTAGACGGCCAGCGCCTCAGAGGGATATCAGCTTTGACCCGGCCAAGCTTTCGATTGTTATTGCCTGTTACAACGGCCAGGACATCATTGGCAAGACTATAGAGAACTGTCTGCGTCATGTACCGGCTCAGCAAATCATCGTTGTGTCGGATGCTTCTACCGACAACACCGCGGAGGTTGCTCAATCTTATGGCGTGAGAGTATCGGTCAACCGTCGAAACATCAACAAGGCCTTTAGTATCAGCAGTGTTATGAAACACATTACAACTGACTATGTGCTGATCTTGGATGATGACACATTAGTAGGCGATATTGTTATTCCTACTAGTTTACTGGACGAAGGCTATTCGGCCGTAGCCTTCAATGTCATGCCTATGTCACATCCCACGCTCGTAAACAAACTGCAGCAGTTTGAATATAGAAAAAGCATGTTCTTTGGTAAAAGCTTGCGGGCCGAGAGTGGTGCTATCGGCAATATTTCTGGTGCTATTGGGCTGTATCGAACAAGTGACTTGGTGTTTCAGGCCAACATGCATTCCGGACAGTTTGGAGGCGAAGATCAGCAAAGGACGGCGCTGGTACACATTTACGGCAAAGGCAAGGGCGTAACCTACAGCGACCAGGTGGTGCTCACAGAACCACCAGCCACGCCAAAAGCCCTCTTTCGGCAGCGGGCCTTCCGGTGGAATCTGTCATTGCCCGAGCTCTTTTCTATATATGGCCGTATTTTATTTAGCCCGCGGCATCACTATTTGCTCAAGATAGAAAAAGCCTACCAGGTTTTTTTGTATACTACTGATCCCTTCAGAGTGACCTTTATGTGGGCGAGCTTGCTGTACCCTAGGAAACTCGTGGTCTTTTATATTTTCTATAGCTTGCTGTCCACGGCGGTATGGCTCAAGCTGGAACGCCGAGACCCATTCTGGGTGGTTCTGCTGTTTCCGCTGTATAGACAGGCAGAGACTGTTTGTCGCCTGATAGCACATTTTTATTGGCTGAAGATTAAGTTTATCTACCTCTTTCGCGAAAAGTTTCACAAATACGTCACTGGCAGGAAGGTGGCCTTTGAGTATTCACTTGTTTTTGTGATCATCTGTGTGGTCTGGGTGGTTTCTACGGTGCGCTCAACGTCGCGCATCTCGGTCATGAGGACAAATTCTAAACAGCCAGTTGCCACTGAAGCACCTCCTGACATAATAATTGATCGCAAAACTGCCGAATCTGATATAGATCGGTATGGTACCATCGATACTGAGCCGCAATTGAAACCAGTAAAAGAACCCAATATACCCTAG
- a CDS encoding GNAT family N-acetyltransferase — translation MKSNKQPDDFIFTLATDSDAHLLAGLLTDAMHYKVEHGDETWGSEDYSDKEAAELIALCPIYLVKSGAEALGTVALQTEDKSWTERPGDALYLHRIAVAASARGQNLGKRIIDWALAQTAESGRQFLRLDCDSRNAGLCAYYEKQGFNQVGTKQSTRNPNYLAALFEQSTP, via the coding sequence ATGAAATCAAACAAACAGCCTGACGACTTCATATTTACCCTTGCTACAGATTCCGATGCCCACCTGCTGGCAGGCCTTCTGACCGATGCCATGCATTACAAAGTCGAGCATGGTGATGAGACCTGGGGCTCAGAAGACTACTCTGACAAAGAGGCGGCAGAACTTATTGCCCTTTGCCCAATTTACCTTGTAAAAAGTGGTGCCGAAGCCTTGGGCACGGTGGCGCTGCAAACAGAAGATAAAAGCTGGACCGAACGACCCGGAGATGCTCTGTATCTGCACAGAATAGCAGTTGCAGCCAGTGCGCGGGGCCAGAATCTGGGCAAGCGTATTATTGACTGGGCGCTCGCCCAAACCGCCGAAAGCGGCCGCCAATTCCTGCGACTGGACTGCGACTCCCGAAATGCCGGACTGTGTGCCTACTATGAAAAACAAGGCTTCAACCAAGTGGGCACCAAACAAAGCACCCGCAATCCAAACTACCTGGCAGCGCTTTTCGAGCAAAGCACTCCCTAG